GGCAGGGTGTGGTGCCAGGCGGCGTCGAGGCGCAGCACCGACTCGGGCCTCGGGCGGCCCGTGACCACCGCCGCGACGGCGGTGTCCGCGAACAGCAGCCGGACGATCAGGGACTCGAGGGTGTCGTCCGCGGGCTGGTAGGTCGTGCTCAGGGCCTCCGAGATGACGACCAGGACCACCCGGTCGGGGTCGGCGGCCACGAGGTCGGCGGCCAGCGCCAGGGAGCGGGTCCCCGCGATGCAGGCCCACTGCGTGGCCGGCAACAGCATCACGTCGTTGCGCAGCGACAGCCTGTTGGCCAGGGACATGTCGAGACCCGGCAGTGCGGGGGTGGTGGAGTGACTGGTGATCAGGCAGTCGACGTCCGCCGGGTCCAGCCCGGCGATCTGCAGGGCACCGCGCGCCGCGTGCTCCCCGTAGGACTGCACGGCCTCCCAGGCGGGTGCGGTGCGTTCCTGCACGGTCTGGGGCGCGGGCACGGTCTCCAGGGCGGCGATCACGCGGTCCACGTCCTGCCGGGTGAACCCGCCCCGGGCCAGCGCCTCTTGGGCCGGCTCTACACCGATCGCCCGCAGGGCGTGGCCCTTGCCGGGAGCGACCGCGGTCTCCAGGGGCAGCATCCACCCGCGGGTCTCTATGCCGGTACTGGCCGCGATGCCGTCGACCCGCGGCGCCCACGGCGCGTCCGGGTGCCGGTCGCTCACCTCCGCCACGATCTGGCTGGTCTTCACGGCATGCTTGCCGTGTATCACGGCAGGCGGGCAGAGGAATGCGGCCATGGTGGAGCACCTTCCGAGGGGCGGGGAGAATGTCACGAGGGCTGTGTCATGGGTCACTTTGCACGTCGTGCCCAAGAGGATGCCAATGGGCCCCACTTCGGGAGCCGACGTCCGGTCCGAGCATGGACGCCAAATGGACATTTCCGCTGTGATGCAGACAACTTAGGCGGACTTTGATGGTGTGACACGGCGCACACCGCCACCTCGGAAGACGTACAACCGCTTTCAGTCCGGTACCGGCTCCAGCTTGCAGCGGAAGTGGCGGAGGAGCGGCGGCTGTTCGACCAGGCGGTAGCCGGGGATCCGTTCCTTGTCCTTGACTGTGGCCGCGAGGACCTCGCCGACGTAGTTCAGGTGCCCGAGACCGTACGTCCTGCGGGGAAGCGCGAGCCGGACCAGCTCGTAGGGCGCCGACGTGACCGGGTCGCCGTTCTCGTCCTCGCTGCCCAGGTAGAGGGAACCCAGCTCCACCGAGCGGATGCCGCCTTCGAGGTAGAGCCGGCAGGCGAGCGCATGGCCCGGAAAGCGGTGGGCGGCGATGTGCGGAAGCAGACGGCCCGCGTTGAGGTAGAGGGCGTGCAGCCCCGGCGGCTCGACGATGGCGACGCCGGCCTCACGGGCCAGGCCGGCCAGGTGCCGGGCGGCGTCGGCGCGGGCCCGGAGGTAGCCGGGTTCGGTGACCTCCGTCAGGCCCTGGGCGACCATGTCCAGATCCCGGCCGGCCAGACCGCCGTAGGTGGGAAAGCCCTCCGTGGCGATGAGCAGCAGCTCGCACCGCTCGGCCAGGGAACGGTCGCGCAGTCCGAGGAAGCCGCCGATGTGGACGATGCCGTCCTTCTTCGCGCTCATCAGGCAGCCGTCGGCCATGCGGAACGCCTGCTCGGCGACCTGTCGTGGACTCATGTCCCGGTAGGCGGCCTCGTGCTGGGTGACCAGCCAGGCGTTCTCGGCGAAGCGCGCGGCGTCGAGGAACAACGGAACCGCGTGCTCCCGGCACAGGGCGGCGGCCCGGGCGAGGTTGTCCATGGAGACGGGCTGGCCGGCTTCGCCGTTGTTGGTCAGCGTCATGATGACCAGGGCGATCCTGGCGGCGTCGGGGCCCCGCAGGGCCTCCTCCAGCCGGTGCAGATCGATGTTGCCCTTGAACGGCTCGTCGCTGTCCAGGTCCCTGGCCTGCGGGCAGGGCAGATCCACCGCCTGACAACCGGTCAGCTCGACGTTGGCGCGCGTGGTGTCGAAGTGGGTGTTGCTGAGCGTGATCCGCCCCGGTGTGAGCAGGGTCGAGAAGAGGATGCGTTCCGCTGCCCGGCCCTGGTGGACGGGCAGGACGCAGGGGTAGGAGGTCAGGTCACGCACCACCTCCTGGAAGTGGTGGAAGGACCGTGATCCGGCGTAGGACTCGTCACCGGCCATGCCCGCGGCCCACTGCGCCGCCGACAGGGCACCCGTGCCGGAGTCCGTGAGCAGGTCGATCGTGACCTCGTCGGACCGCAGTCCGAACAGGTTGTAGTGCACGCGCCGCAGGGCCTGCTCGCGCTGGGCTCGCGTCGTCACCGGAATCGGCTCGACGACCTTGATCCTGTAGGGCTCCACTAGGTCGCCCACCCTTCCTGAACGCGGTTCGCGGCGCGCCGAGGGCGGACCGCGTAGGCCTCCGGCGAGAAGTAGACGTTCACCCGCGGCGGTTGCCAGGTGCTCTGCACGAGGGACACGTACGCGATCAGCCCCACCCCGTCGCGCGGGCGCCGGGACGTCATCGCCGCGCACGCGGAGCCGACGGCGCCGGGATCCATGCCATAGCCCCGCAGCACGGCCGTGGCCCGGTCCCGGGCCACCTCGTCGTCCGGTGCGTAGTCACGGACCGGTACGTGCACGGTGTAGCCACTCGGGTGCGTCCCACCCCGCGCGGTGTAGGACAGGCAGGACACCAGCGGCCGGTGGTCGAAGCGTCCGGGATCGTCCGCGACCACGCGGCAGAACTCGCCCACCCGCTGCGCCGGTTCCCCGGGCAGCAGACGTGCCACCGCGTGCGCCTCCGCGGCGGTGATGCCGTGGTGGGCGACGTAGACCTTCACCCGTGGTGTGTGCCAATTGCCCAGATCGAGCGCGAAGAACAGGATCTCGTCCCTGTCCGGGCCGCGGGGCAAGGCCCGTTCCCGGAGTGCGGGCCATGCCCCGCCGAAGCCGAACCGGTTCAGTGCCTCCTGCGTCACCTGCGCGGACCGCGCCCGCCCGTGGGCCTGTGGATTGACGTACACCTTGACGCCCGCGGGCCGGTCCTGCCGCAGATCCATCGCGCACCACAGCGCGAACCTGCCGTCCATCGCGGGCGGGAAGAACAGGTCCTCGACCCGGCGCACCGGGTCGGTCGAGAAGCCCCGGCGTGCGGCCAGTGCCTCCAGGGCCTGCCGGCCGAGGCGGCCGTTCTCCTCGAGCGTCGTCGCCGAGCAACCGGGCTCGACCAGGAGACGCAGGGCCACCGGACTCCCGGCCGAGAACGCGAGCGAGAACTCCACCGGGGAGTGGTCGTCGCAGACGAACGAGCGTGAGGGCGGGCCGGCCGCGAGGGGGCGGTGGGCCGCGGGACCGAGCAGGTCGAGCAGATCGGTCAGCACGCGACCGGAGCCGTCGGCCGCGAACCCTGCCGCGCCGCACATGCGGCGCGTCTGCCCTCGCACATGCTCGCCCAGGGTCACCGCGGTACGAGGAGGCGGGGACGACGTCAGCCCCGAGACGGAGTGCGGATGCCGGGGGTTGCTCAATTCCATGTGTGGACTCCAGGACCGTGTGCCGTGAACACCGGGCCCACCGTCCCCGCTCCGGTCCTCGCGCCGGTCACCTCCCGGTCACGCGGTGACTACACTGTGTATCCGGGTGGTCACTTCACACGGTGCCGTGGTGGCGGCCCGCGGGCGAGTGACCGGGGGAGCGGTGAGTACGCGGTACGAGTTCAGGGTCCTGGGGCCCCTCGAAGTCCTGCGCGACGGACATCCTGTGCGCATCGACGCGGCAAAGGTCCGGCTGCTGCTGGCGGCACTGCTCGCCGAGGCCAACCAAGTGGTCACCGTGGAGACGCTGGTGAACCGGCTCTGGGGGGAAGACCCGCCCGGCCGCGCGCGCAACACGCTCCAGAACTACGTCCTGCGCCTGCGCCGCGCCCTCGGTTGCCCCGCGGGCGGTGCACCGGTGTTCACCCGCCCCCACGGCTATGTGATCCAGACCGCGCCGGACGCCCTGGACCTGCACCGCTTCACCTCCCTGGTCCGC
The Streptomyces tuirus genome window above contains:
- a CDS encoding tryptophan dimethylallyltransferase family protein; its protein translation is MELSNPRHPHSVSGLTSSPPPRTAVTLGEHVRGQTRRMCGAAGFAADGSGRVLTDLLDLLGPAAHRPLAAGPPSRSFVCDDHSPVEFSLAFSAGSPVALRLLVEPGCSATTLEENGRLGRQALEALAARRGFSTDPVRRVEDLFFPPAMDGRFALWCAMDLRQDRPAGVKVYVNPQAHGRARSAQVTQEALNRFGFGGAWPALRERALPRGPDRDEILFFALDLGNWHTPRVKVYVAHHGITAAEAHAVARLLPGEPAQRVGEFCRVVADDPGRFDHRPLVSCLSYTARGGTHPSGYTVHVPVRDYAPDDEVARDRATAVLRGYGMDPGAVGSACAAMTSRRPRDGVGLIAYVSLVQSTWQPPRVNVYFSPEAYAVRPRRAANRVQEGWAT
- a CDS encoding beta-ketoacyl-[acyl-carrier-protein] synthase family protein, which gives rise to MAAFLCPPAVIHGKHAVKTSQIVAEVSDRHPDAPWAPRVDGIAASTGIETRGWMLPLETAVAPGKGHALRAIGVEPAQEALARGGFTRQDVDRVIAALETVPAPQTVQERTAPAWEAVQSYGEHAARGALQIAGLDPADVDCLITSHSTTPALPGLDMSLANRLSLRNDVMLLPATQWACIAGTRSLALAADLVAADPDRVVLVVISEALSTTYQPADDTLESLIVRLLFADTAVAAVVTGRPRPESVLRLDAAWHHTLPGTQDLHRLETRQDGTHFVMDRRGPRAVQETVTAMWEWLRTRYQDDPDAWHPDVLLAHPGGTRVLEYMEQTMPGAWPSGLLDYSRDSYTSGNRGGAAVFDILRRAHDAGQQKPGNRAVLYAAAPGLTATALEGQWL
- a CDS encoding tryptophanase, with the protein product MEPYRIKVVEPIPVTTRAQREQALRRVHYNLFGLRSDEVTIDLLTDSGTGALSAAQWAAGMAGDESYAGSRSFHHFQEVVRDLTSYPCVLPVHQGRAAERILFSTLLTPGRITLSNTHFDTTRANVELTGCQAVDLPCPQARDLDSDEPFKGNIDLHRLEEALRGPDAARIALVIMTLTNNGEAGQPVSMDNLARAAALCREHAVPLFLDAARFAENAWLVTQHEAAYRDMSPRQVAEQAFRMADGCLMSAKKDGIVHIGGFLGLRDRSLAERCELLLIATEGFPTYGGLAGRDLDMVAQGLTEVTEPGYLRARADAARHLAGLAREAGVAIVEPPGLHALYLNAGRLLPHIAAHRFPGHALACRLYLEGGIRSVELGSLYLGSEDENGDPVTSAPYELVRLALPRRTYGLGHLNYVGEVLAATVKDKERIPGYRLVEQPPLLRHFRCKLEPVPD